A region from the Cydia fagiglandana chromosome 23, ilCydFagi1.1, whole genome shotgun sequence genome encodes:
- the LOC134675914 gene encoding dynein regulatory complex protein 8-like, with translation MAKNEPKIQANNDMEKKIMEEFEVFDHSGKQVVDVREVGTILRSLGCCPTEAEVQEVILATENKEATGNVPLSNFLPYMCKVLMEHR, from the exons ATGGCAAAGAACGAACCTAAAA TTCAAGCTAACAATGACATGGAGAAGAAAATTATGGAGGAATTTGAAGTGTTCGATCATTCAGGGAAGCAAGTAGTCGACGTGCGTGAAGTAGGCACTATACTGCGATCTCTGG GGTGTTGCCCAACGGAAGCGGAAGTGCAGGAAGTGATACTGGCCACAGAGAACAAGGAAGCCACCGGAAACGTTCCTCTTAGTAACTTCCTTCCGTACATGTGCAAAGTGTTAATGGAACACAGGTAA